Proteins from a single region of Haloterrigena alkaliphila:
- a CDS encoding HAH_0734 family protein has product MKRLIIHGDPGIRKGAIIDYAGEEVVCFGINRNGEWHGPEEVQLWCTVGTEDEYGDYEKRNYTPHFLDVDRVDADAVDVVRAKGDLAV; this is encoded by the coding sequence ATGAAGCGGCTCATCATCCACGGCGACCCCGGGATCCGGAAGGGGGCCATCATCGATTACGCCGGCGAAGAAGTCGTCTGCTTCGGGATCAACCGCAACGGCGAGTGGCACGGCCCCGAGGAGGTCCAGCTGTGGTGTACCGTGGGCACCGAAGACGAGTACGGGGACTACGAGAAGCGCAACTACACGCCGCACTTCCTCGACGTGGATCGCGTCGACGCCGACGCCGTCGACGTCGTCCGCGCGAAGGGCGATCTCGCCGTCTGA
- a CDS encoding GtrA family protein, with the protein MSESFTEAVRTRVRALLSTARFSQFAGVGIVGGTVDIVGLAILVDVFGIWYLVAKAVSWELSIVVIFAINEHWTFANYGAMTPRALARRFLRSNAVRFAGFLVTLTVLGVLVIRYDVWYLVANVIGIVVGFFVNYTCESLYTWKVHHE; encoded by the coding sequence ATGAGTGAGTCGTTCACCGAGGCCGTCAGAACCCGGGTTCGCGCGTTGCTCTCGACGGCCCGGTTTAGCCAGTTCGCCGGCGTCGGGATCGTCGGCGGGACCGTCGACATCGTGGGCCTCGCGATCTTAGTCGACGTCTTTGGAATCTGGTATCTGGTGGCGAAGGCCGTCTCGTGGGAGCTGTCGATCGTGGTCATCTTCGCGATCAACGAGCACTGGACCTTCGCGAACTACGGTGCGATGACGCCACGAGCGCTCGCGCGGCGGTTTCTGCGCTCGAACGCGGTCCGGTTCGCCGGCTTTCTCGTCACGCTGACGGTACTCGGCGTTCTGGTCATCCGGTACGACGTCTGGTATCTGGTTGCGAACGTGATCGGTATCGTAGTCGGCTTCTTCGTCAACTACACGTGCGAGAGCCTCTACACGTGGAAGGTTCACCACGAGTAA
- a CDS encoding ABC transporter substrate-binding protein, whose translation MSRRAALAAGSTGIAGSLAGCMDRIERLITGTADDQLTITLQTLPTDNDRQAIQIARRLEKHLNAVGINVRLEPRAYPELLRSVLLEHDFDCYISCYPGGHDPEYLYETFHSSFAPEAGWQNPFGFVDSETDELLERQRSTSNGDREEAVGEVLDRLAQTHPIVPICIPEERRLVRTDRFDGWNESHLGTRLGFVGLEPNEEAFEDEVLLIAVITDSRPTRNLNPLAAPYRSQGAFVDLLYDSLATEDDGEIRPWLADAWDWDDSTATVTLRPDCRFHDGEPVTAADVEFTYEFLADTTLGAGNGSSPAPRYRGQVDAIRTVTVVDDRTVRIRVDSSTDVAEQSFTVPILPEHVWRSAVERRLERGVEPTQGTWEVVTTDEIDPIGSGPFALAEQEPRSHVRFDRFDDHFTRRGYVDLPEPSVDGIVFNVEPNSGSAVTQLEAGNADMTASVLGAERVDSLPSNLELVESKPRTFYYLGFNVRNSPFSNFHFRRIVARLIDRESTVEDVFNGLATPTVAPVSTEWIPDELEWDGEAPYAPFFRDETHSDDTGELDVERAKRAFEQHGFQYDKNGEYIVDNAH comes from the coding sequence GTGAGTCGGCGAGCAGCGCTTGCAGCCGGAAGTACCGGCATCGCCGGTTCGCTGGCCGGGTGTATGGATCGGATCGAGCGGCTCATCACCGGCACGGCGGACGATCAGCTCACGATAACCCTCCAAACGCTTCCGACCGACAACGATCGTCAGGCGATTCAGATCGCCAGACGCCTCGAGAAGCATCTCAACGCGGTCGGCATCAACGTCCGGCTGGAGCCGCGGGCCTATCCCGAGTTACTGCGGTCGGTCTTGCTCGAGCACGACTTCGATTGTTATATCAGCTGCTATCCGGGCGGTCACGATCCCGAGTACCTCTACGAGACGTTTCACTCCTCGTTCGCTCCCGAGGCGGGCTGGCAGAACCCGTTCGGATTCGTCGATTCCGAGACCGACGAGTTGCTCGAGCGACAGCGCTCGACGTCGAACGGGGACCGGGAGGAAGCGGTCGGGGAGGTACTCGATCGACTGGCACAAACGCATCCGATCGTACCGATCTGCATCCCCGAGGAGCGTCGACTCGTCAGAACTGACCGGTTCGACGGCTGGAACGAGTCTCATCTCGGAACTCGACTCGGCTTCGTCGGGCTCGAACCGAACGAGGAGGCGTTCGAGGACGAAGTCCTCCTGATCGCGGTCATAACCGACTCGCGTCCCACTAGAAACCTCAACCCCCTGGCCGCGCCGTATCGGTCTCAGGGCGCGTTCGTCGATCTGTTGTACGACTCGCTGGCGACCGAAGACGACGGCGAGATCCGCCCGTGGCTCGCCGACGCCTGGGACTGGGACGACTCGACCGCGACGGTCACGCTCAGGCCGGACTGCCGATTCCACGACGGCGAACCGGTCACCGCTGCCGACGTCGAGTTCACCTACGAGTTTCTGGCCGACACCACACTCGGCGCCGGCAACGGGTCGTCGCCGGCGCCGAGGTACCGCGGGCAGGTAGACGCGATCCGAACGGTCACGGTCGTCGACGATCGGACCGTCCGAATTCGAGTCGATTCGAGCACCGACGTCGCCGAACAGTCGTTCACGGTACCGATCCTCCCGGAACACGTCTGGAGGTCCGCCGTCGAACGTCGCCTCGAGCGCGGCGTCGAACCCACGCAGGGGACGTGGGAGGTCGTCACCACCGACGAGATCGATCCGATCGGTAGCGGCCCGTTCGCGCTCGCCGAGCAGGAACCGCGCTCGCACGTTCGATTCGATCGGTTCGACGACCACTTCACCCGACGCGGTTACGTCGACCTCCCGGAACCGAGCGTCGACGGCATCGTCTTCAACGTCGAGCCGAACAGTGGCTCGGCCGTCACTCAACTCGAGGCGGGAAACGCCGACATGACGGCATCGGTTCTCGGCGCCGAGAGAGTCGACTCGCTTCCGTCGAATCTCGAACTCGTCGAATCGAAACCGCGGACGTTCTACTACCTCGGATTCAACGTCAGGAATTCGCCGTTCAGCAATTTCCACTTCCGCCGGATCGTCGCGCGGTTGATCGACAGGGAGTCGACCGTCGAAGACGTGTTCAACGGGCTGGCGACGCCGACCGTCGCCCCGGTTTCCACCGAGTGGATCCCCGACGAACTCGAGTGGGACGGAGAAGCACCATACGCGCCCTTTTTCCGCGACGAGACGCATAGTGATGATACGGGAGAACTCGACGTGGAACGGGCGAAGCGAGCATTCGAGCAGCACGGTTTCCAGTACGACAAAAACGGAGAATACATCGTAGATAATGCTCATTGA
- a CDS encoding phosphatase PAP2 family protein, giving the protein MLIELLTQVAVVTVLLFAVFVPVCIGRRRLRATRLEWRRRVRQAAPVSSVVVVVLLVNRITRQRLPELSWALDWNLTPTFYAIEGEAVLWFQTFASQTLTQFFSFVYIFGYVFILIFPVIAYFALSDTRPLRELLSAYALNYLIGLLLYLLVIAYGPRNVMPTAIDTMLYDFRPQYQYLTRQVNHNTNVFPSLHTSLSATIAIFAYRTRREYPIWFVVAVPLAASIAVSTMYLGIHWAIDVVAGVGLAAVTVVAAERLVGRWSLAEDFGIEIDEYAARTRRLVETIVPIDASSATGTDDYDEDDETCVESADSRTD; this is encoded by the coding sequence ATGCTCATTGAACTGCTCACGCAGGTGGCAGTAGTTACCGTGCTCCTGTTCGCCGTGTTCGTTCCCGTCTGTATCGGCCGCCGCCGGCTCCGAGCGACGCGACTCGAGTGGCGACGTCGGGTCCGACAGGCCGCGCCCGTCTCGAGCGTCGTGGTCGTCGTGTTACTCGTGAACCGGATAACCCGCCAACGCCTCCCCGAACTCTCCTGGGCGCTCGATTGGAATCTGACGCCGACGTTTTACGCCATCGAAGGGGAGGCGGTCCTCTGGTTCCAGACGTTCGCGAGTCAGACGCTGACGCAGTTCTTTTCGTTCGTCTACATCTTCGGCTACGTCTTCATCCTGATCTTTCCCGTGATCGCGTACTTCGCGCTGTCGGACACGCGCCCGCTCAGGGAACTGCTGTCCGCGTACGCGCTCAACTACCTGATCGGACTGCTCCTCTACCTGCTGGTGATCGCCTACGGGCCGCGAAACGTCATGCCCACCGCCATCGATACGATGCTGTACGATTTCCGCCCGCAGTATCAGTATCTCACGCGCCAGGTCAATCACAACACCAACGTCTTTCCGTCGTTGCACACCTCGCTGTCGGCGACGATCGCGATATTCGCCTATCGAACCCGGCGGGAGTATCCGATCTGGTTCGTCGTCGCGGTGCCGCTGGCGGCGAGCATCGCCGTCTCGACGATGTATCTCGGCATCCACTGGGCGATCGACGTCGTCGCGGGCGTCGGGCTGGCGGCCGTCACGGTGGTCGCCGCAGAGCGACTCGTCGGCCGGTGGTCGCTCGCCGAGGATTTCGGTATCGAAATCGACGAGTACGCGGCTCGAACCCGACGGCTCGTCGAGACGATCGTCCCGATCGACGCGTCTTCGGCCACCGGAACCGACGACTACGACGAGGACGACGAGACTTGCGTCGAGAGCGCCGATTCGCGGACGGACTGA
- a CDS encoding ABC transporter ATP-binding protein: MSDRDPLLRIEGLEKRYTTADGFLDRLLGTVQEVTAVDGVDLEIDEGETLGLVGESGCGKSSLARSLLRLTEPTAGSVTYRGTEVTDRSRADLRSLRTDVQYVFQDPLESLNPQLPVADIVGEPLAVHEIVPPEDREERVAELLETVGLRASHATRYPHEFSGGQRQRIGLARALAVEPEFIVLDEPVSALDVSVQAQLLNLLEDLQAEFGLTYLLIAHDLSVIEHVADRVAVMYLGDIVEIGPTEDLFAGDVHPYTAALRSAIPEPDPLWDGDRIVLEGDVPSPADPPSGCRFHTRCPIPVPPAEYDLDPETFRGVLSLRQRLADADGDTDVLAGLESVSPDPAAAEDRPAAIREAFDIPAELRDEAADDALSNALEAAAAGDVDAARERLAAAFSTPCETDRPDLETHGDGDKNGDEDADGDGHPIACHRFDDAYAEHLPDRSEPRQR, translated from the coding sequence GTGAGCGATCGCGACCCCCTTCTCCGGATCGAGGGGCTCGAGAAGCGGTATACGACCGCCGACGGCTTCCTCGACCGACTGCTGGGCACCGTCCAGGAGGTCACGGCCGTCGACGGCGTCGACCTCGAGATCGACGAGGGCGAGACGCTCGGACTGGTCGGCGAGAGCGGCTGCGGGAAGAGTTCCCTCGCCCGCTCGCTGCTGCGGCTCACGGAACCGACCGCCGGCTCGGTTACCTACCGCGGGACCGAGGTGACCGACCGCTCGAGGGCCGACCTCCGGTCACTGCGGACTGACGTCCAGTACGTCTTTCAGGACCCGCTGGAGAGCCTGAACCCGCAGCTTCCGGTCGCCGACATCGTCGGCGAACCCCTCGCGGTCCACGAGATCGTCCCCCCCGAGGACCGCGAGGAGCGGGTCGCCGAACTGCTCGAGACCGTCGGGCTGCGGGCGAGCCACGCGACCCGGTACCCCCACGAGTTCTCCGGCGGCCAGCGCCAGCGCATCGGTCTGGCCCGCGCGCTGGCCGTCGAACCGGAGTTCATCGTGCTCGACGAGCCGGTCTCCGCGCTGGACGTCTCGGTCCAAGCTCAGTTGCTCAACCTGCTCGAGGACCTGCAGGCGGAGTTCGGATTGACCTACCTCCTCATCGCCCACGATCTCTCGGTCATCGAGCACGTCGCCGACCGCGTCGCGGTGATGTACCTCGGCGATATCGTCGAAATCGGGCCGACCGAGGACCTGTTCGCCGGCGACGTCCACCCCTACACGGCCGCCCTGCGCTCGGCGATTCCAGAACCCGATCCGCTGTGGGACGGCGATCGGATCGTCCTCGAGGGGGACGTCCCCTCGCCGGCCGATCCCCCCTCGGGCTGTCGGTTCCACACTCGCTGTCCGATCCCCGTCCCGCCCGCGGAGTACGACCTCGATCCCGAGACGTTTCGGGGCGTGCTCTCCCTGCGGCAGCGACTCGCCGACGCCGATGGCGATACCGACGTTCTCGCGGGGCTCGAGTCGGTGTCGCCCGATCCGGCGGCCGCCGAGGACCGCCCCGCAGCGATCCGCGAGGCGTTCGACATCCCGGCGGAACTCCGCGACGAAGCCGCCGACGACGCGCTCTCGAACGCGCTCGAGGCGGCGGCCGCCGGCGACGTCGACGCCGCACGGGAGCGACTCGCGGCCGCGTTCTCGACGCCCTGCGAGACCGACCGACCGGACCTCGAGACCCACGGTGACGGTGATAAGAATGGTGACGAGGACGCTGACGGTGACGGCCATCCGATCGCCTGCCACCGCTTCGACGACGCGTACGCCGAGCATCTGCCGGACCGATCCGAACCGAGACAGCGATGA
- a CDS encoding ABC transporter ATP-binding protein — MALLEVEDLVVQFYAEDGVVRAVDGLSYEIERGETLGIVGESGAGKSVASLSLLRLIDGPGEIVEGEIRFKGRNVLECTDEALRDLRGNEIAMVFQDAGAALNPVYTVGEQIAEAVRAHRDVTDAAARERAIDLLERVGIPDAERRYSDYPHEFSGGMQQRAVIAMALSCDPDLLVCDEPTTGLDVTIEAQILELLEDLAAEFETAIQLVTHDLGVVAERCDRVLVMYAGRAVERATVEELYYDPKHPYTVGLMASIPRIGDDRDRLPAIPGTMPDLVQVPTGCRFHPRCPYAEEVCTLRDPALLDAETGVDAADADPDAHLAACHEYTGDLEAGLDYAVTVRGDDE, encoded by the coding sequence GTGGCGCTGCTCGAGGTCGAGGATCTCGTCGTCCAGTTTTACGCCGAGGACGGCGTCGTCCGCGCGGTCGACGGCCTCAGCTACGAGATCGAACGCGGGGAGACGCTCGGCATCGTCGGCGAGAGCGGCGCCGGCAAGAGCGTCGCGAGTCTCTCGTTACTGCGGTTGATCGACGGTCCGGGCGAGATCGTCGAGGGCGAGATCCGGTTCAAGGGCCGGAACGTACTCGAGTGCACCGACGAAGCCCTCCGCGACCTCCGGGGCAACGAGATCGCGATGGTGTTTCAGGACGCCGGCGCGGCGCTCAACCCCGTCTACACCGTCGGCGAGCAGATCGCCGAGGCGGTCCGGGCCCACCGGGACGTCACCGACGCCGCGGCCCGCGAGCGGGCGATCGACCTCCTCGAGCGCGTGGGCATCCCCGACGCGGAGCGCCGCTATTCTGACTACCCCCACGAGTTCTCCGGCGGGATGCAACAGCGGGCCGTGATCGCGATGGCGCTGTCCTGCGACCCCGACTTGCTCGTCTGCGACGAACCGACGACGGGGCTGGACGTCACCATCGAAGCCCAGATCCTCGAGTTGCTCGAGGACCTCGCCGCGGAGTTCGAGACGGCGATCCAGTTGGTCACCCACGACCTGGGCGTCGTCGCCGAGCGGTGCGACCGCGTGCTGGTCATGTACGCCGGGCGGGCCGTCGAACGGGCGACGGTCGAAGAGCTGTACTACGATCCCAAACACCCCTACACGGTCGGGCTCATGGCCTCGATTCCGCGGATCGGCGACGACCGCGACCGCCTCCCGGCGATTCCGGGGACGATGCCCGACCTCGTCCAGGTGCCGACCGGCTGTCGATTCCACCCGCGGTGTCCGTACGCCGAGGAGGTCTGCACGCTGCGCGACCCGGCGCTGCTCGACGCCGAAACGGGCGTCGACGCGGCGGACGCCGACCCGGACGCCCACCTCGCGGCCTGCCACGAGTACACCGGCGACCTCGAGGCGGGCCTCGACTACGCGGTCACCGTCAGGGGTGACGACGAGTGA
- a CDS encoding ABC transporter permease gives MTGDDRSTPERGRIRIEGFGEAVAADRTVDVWADEREPPTRSRLEDAWRRFRSNRTAVLGLGIVAVLAVVAIFARPIEVSTMGYTITLQPFALAPYDPSAVYVGPANAGPSLSHPFGTDWAGRDLFSRVLVGGRFSLSIGVVAVALAVLVGVPLGAIAGYFGGWIDELVMRTVDTLYAFPFLVLAIGIVSVLGRGYWNIVAALVLTGWIGYARLLRGEILSVREREYVTAAKALGSPDRIVIARHVVPNAIAPVIVQATLNVGTVVLAAAALGFLGLGLDPSTAEWGAMLSGSRTAIANGHWHATAFPGLAIFLFVMAVNLVGDGIADAIDPHGETATRRVR, from the coding sequence ATGACGGGAGACGATCGATCGACGCCGGAACGGGGCCGCATTCGAATCGAAGGGTTCGGCGAGGCCGTCGCCGCCGACCGCACCGTCGACGTCTGGGCGGACGAGCGGGAGCCACCGACCCGGAGCCGCCTCGAGGACGCCTGGCGCCGGTTCCGGTCGAACCGAACGGCCGTGCTCGGCCTCGGGATCGTCGCGGTGCTCGCGGTCGTGGCGATTTTCGCGCGACCGATCGAGGTGTCGACGATGGGGTACACGATCACCCTCCAGCCGTTCGCGCTGGCGCCGTACGATCCGAGCGCGGTCTACGTCGGTCCCGCAAACGCCGGGCCGTCGCTTTCCCACCCGTTCGGGACCGACTGGGCGGGGCGCGATCTGTTCTCGCGCGTCCTCGTCGGCGGCCGATTCAGCCTCAGTATCGGCGTCGTCGCCGTCGCGCTCGCCGTGCTCGTCGGCGTCCCGCTGGGGGCGATCGCCGGCTACTTCGGCGGCTGGATCGACGAACTCGTCATGCGAACCGTCGATACGCTCTACGCGTTCCCGTTTCTCGTGCTCGCGATCGGGATCGTCTCCGTGCTCGGGCGGGGCTACTGGAACATCGTCGCCGCGCTCGTGCTCACCGGCTGGATCGGCTACGCCCGCCTGCTGCGCGGCGAGATTCTCTCGGTCAGGGAACGCGAGTACGTCACGGCCGCGAAGGCGCTGGGGTCGCCCGATCGGATCGTCATCGCCAGACACGTCGTCCCCAACGCGATCGCGCCCGTCATCGTGCAGGCGACCCTCAACGTCGGTACGGTCGTGCTCGCGGCCGCGGCGCTGGGTTTCCTCGGCCTCGGACTCGATCCCAGCACGGCCGAGTGGGGCGCGATGCTCTCGGGGAGTCGCACGGCGATCGCCAACGGCCACTGGCACGCGACGGCGTTTCCCGGCCTCGCGATCTTCCTGTTCGTGATGGCGGTCAACCTCGTCGGCGACGGCATCGCCGACGCGATCGATCCCCACGGCGAGACGGCAACCCGGAGGGTGCGATAA
- a CDS encoding ABC transporter permease — MSLANDVGKRVLVTVPVLVGVTALTFSLLHVSPGDPIDVVTGFQRVDPAVRESLRAEYNLDRPLWEQYLLWLADAITLEFGESPVTGRDVGATITDRLPYTLLLGGAAWVLSLAIGIPAGVVAAVNRGDTADEVSRVAALAGIATPNFWLGLLLLFVFGVHLEWVPVIPPDAPLLSADTLWFLVLPTITLGTATAALVARLLRSSMLRELNAEYVRTARAKGLRERTVIWKHVLRNSLIAVVTVAGLQIAVLVDGAVVVEQVFSWPGMGRLLVDAINRRDVPVVQAGVLVIAVSVVLANLLVDIAYSYLDPRIRHS, encoded by the coding sequence ATGTCCCTCGCGAACGACGTCGGCAAGCGGGTGCTGGTGACGGTCCCGGTACTGGTGGGTGTGACGGCGCTCACCTTCTCGTTGCTCCACGTCTCGCCGGGCGATCCGATCGACGTCGTCACCGGATTCCAGCGGGTCGATCCGGCGGTCAGGGAGTCGTTGCGCGCCGAGTACAACCTCGATCGTCCGCTCTGGGAACAGTATCTGCTGTGGCTGGCCGACGCGATCACCCTCGAGTTCGGGGAATCGCCGGTCACCGGCCGCGACGTCGGGGCGACGATCACGGATCGGCTCCCCTACACGCTCTTGCTGGGCGGCGCGGCGTGGGTGCTCTCGCTGGCGATCGGGATTCCGGCGGGGGTCGTCGCGGCCGTCAACCGGGGCGACACCGCCGACGAGGTCAGTCGCGTCGCGGCCCTCGCCGGCATCGCGACGCCGAACTTCTGGCTCGGCTTGCTCCTCCTGTTCGTCTTCGGCGTCCACCTCGAGTGGGTCCCGGTCATTCCTCCGGACGCACCCCTTCTCAGTGCGGACACGCTGTGGTTTCTGGTGTTGCCGACGATCACGCTGGGCACGGCCACCGCCGCGCTCGTCGCGCGCCTGTTGCGCTCGTCGATGCTCCGGGAACTGAACGCCGAGTACGTCCGCACCGCACGCGCGAAGGGGCTCCGCGAGCGGACGGTCATCTGGAAACACGTCCTCCGGAACTCCCTGATCGCCGTCGTGACCGTCGCGGGACTCCAGATCGCCGTGCTCGTCGACGGTGCGGTCGTCGTCGAACAGGTGTTCTCCTGGCCCGGCATGGGCCGACTGCTGGTCGACGCGATCAATCGGCGGGACGTCCCGGTCGTACAAGCGGGCGTCCTCGTGATCGCCGTTTCGGTGGTCCTCGCGAACCTGCTCGTCGATATCGCCTACTCCTACCTCGATCCGCGAATCAGACACTCATGA
- a CDS encoding ABC transporter substrate-binding protein, whose amino-acid sequence MPGTGDSDSTQLPRRPVLEGVGALGIAGLAGCISTGGDVDVDGEAEELIYEGFKEEGVEPPVETTIYANSETEARVRWAQLVQNELDSTDLFDVSFRQIAFTEYLDLVNSMAAEEENALICLGLVGGWDPHSYVYPAFHSDNFAPNGLNISHFENEAVDRLIEDGVRESDTDERVEIYEELQELLVEASPFSFVRSHEEIVVYRADAIDGFRTYPITGDEYTSIYAPTLGVYTELTTGEDELIGDVGTGISSYDPTTINDDTSGMVTGLIYESLLEVDFDGSVRPSLATDWRRIDETTYRFDLREGVTFHTGDEFTAEDVRTTFERYEETPREHDVYDWYDGMEILDDYRIEVSLTRPYGPLETILSGVPIVPSAVADGSVDLSQRPVGTGPYRFVEHQEGRLWRMEANDSHWYDGSGDVPETPPIETITLRIIPEGSSRRAALETGETHLTIGLPNGSLEAYEADDEYVVDRTLSGGVDFLGFPCYLEPFTNRKVRRGIGMLVPRDRIVEDVFHGAGSPAYTPIPPLLEQFVDPEFEAHIVDEYLN is encoded by the coding sequence ATGCCAGGTACTGGCGATAGCGACTCTACGCAACTACCTCGTCGACCAGTTCTCGAGGGAGTCGGCGCCCTCGGGATCGCTGGACTCGCCGGCTGTATCAGTACCGGCGGCGACGTCGACGTTGACGGCGAGGCCGAGGAACTCATCTACGAGGGATTCAAAGAGGAGGGCGTCGAGCCGCCGGTCGAGACGACGATCTACGCGAATTCCGAGACGGAGGCGCGCGTCAGGTGGGCGCAGCTGGTGCAGAACGAACTGGACTCGACCGACCTGTTCGACGTATCGTTCAGGCAGATCGCGTTCACCGAGTATCTCGATCTGGTCAACAGTATGGCCGCCGAGGAGGAGAACGCCCTGATCTGTCTGGGACTCGTCGGCGGCTGGGACCCCCACTCCTACGTCTATCCCGCCTTTCACTCCGACAATTTCGCCCCGAACGGACTCAATATCAGTCACTTCGAAAACGAAGCCGTCGACCGGCTCATCGAGGACGGCGTCAGGGAATCCGACACCGACGAGCGCGTCGAAATCTACGAGGAACTCCAGGAACTGCTCGTCGAAGCGTCGCCGTTCTCGTTCGTCCGCTCACACGAGGAGATCGTCGTCTACCGGGCCGACGCTATCGACGGCTTCCGAACGTATCCGATAACCGGCGACGAGTACACGTCGATCTACGCGCCGACGCTCGGCGTCTACACGGAACTCACCACCGGCGAGGACGAACTTATCGGCGACGTCGGAACGGGGATCAGCAGCTACGACCCGACCACGATCAACGACGACACCTCGGGCATGGTCACCGGACTGATCTACGAATCGCTCCTCGAGGTCGACTTCGACGGGAGCGTTCGGCCGTCCCTCGCGACCGACTGGCGCCGGATCGACGAGACGACCTACCGCTTCGACCTGCGCGAGGGCGTCACCTTTCACACCGGCGACGAGTTCACCGCCGAAGACGTCCGGACGACGTTCGAACGGTACGAGGAAACGCCCCGAGAACACGACGTCTACGACTGGTACGACGGAATGGAGATCCTCGACGACTACCGGATCGAGGTCAGTCTCACCCGACCGTACGGACCCCTGGAAACGATACTCTCGGGGGTGCCGATCGTTCCGAGCGCCGTCGCCGACGGGAGCGTCGATCTCTCCCAGCGGCCGGTCGGGACCGGCCCGTACCGGTTCGTCGAACACCAGGAGGGCCGACTCTGGCGGATGGAAGCCAACGACTCCCACTGGTACGACGGCAGCGGCGACGTCCCCGAAACGCCGCCGATCGAGACGATCACTCTACGAATCATTCCCGAAGGATCCTCGCGCCGCGCGGCGCTCGAGACCGGCGAGACGCACCTGACTATCGGCCTCCCGAACGGATCGCTCGAGGCCTACGAGGCGGACGACGAGTACGTCGTCGATCGAACGCTCAGCGGGGGCGTCGACTTCCTCGGATTTCCGTGCTACCTCGAGCCGTTCACCAACCGAAAGGTCCGCCGCGGAATCGGGATGCTCGTCCCGCGCGACCGGATCGTCGAGGACGTGTTCCACGGCGCCGGTAGCCCGGCCTACACGCCGATTCCCCCGCTCCTCGAGCAGTTCGTCGATCCGGAATTCGAAGCGCACATTGTCGACGAGTATCTCAATTAA